A stretch of Paenibacillus sp. URB8-2 DNA encodes these proteins:
- a CDS encoding bifunctional transcriptional activator/DNA repair enzyme AdaA, translating to MDQALFDLVYRAVASRDARYDGIYYTGVRTTGIVCRPSCRARTPKPDNVTFYPTLTAAIQAGFRPCKRCRPEEGGPLRPDAVLAAQADAVITAEYGERLTLNSLAERLKVSASHLHRVYKEVTGLTPAAKLDQVRLDQACGLLRHSRMPVSEIGRSVGFRGASHFAAWFHRNTGASPTEYRERFQGGTADEPEYNIPAHP from the coding sequence ATGGATCAGGCACTATTCGACCTTGTGTACCGGGCCGTCGCTTCGCGTGACGCCCGGTATGACGGGATTTATTATACCGGGGTAAGGACTACCGGCATTGTATGCCGGCCATCCTGCCGGGCCAGAACGCCCAAGCCGGACAATGTCACGTTCTATCCGACGCTTACGGCTGCCATTCAGGCAGGCTTCAGGCCCTGCAAAAGATGCCGTCCCGAAGAGGGCGGGCCGCTGCGCCCGGATGCCGTTCTGGCGGCTCAGGCCGATGCCGTGATCACCGCTGAGTACGGGGAGCGGCTGACGCTGAACAGCTTGGCCGAGCGGCTCAAGGTCAGCGCCTCTCATCTTCACCGCGTATACAAGGAAGTGACCGGCCTTACTCCGGCTGCCAAGCTGGACCAGGTGCGGCTGGACCAGGCCTGCGGGCTTCTGCGCCACAGCCGGATGCCTGTGTCCGAAATCGGCAGATCGGTCGGCTTTCGCGGCGCTTCCCATTTTGCCGCCTGGTTTCACCGGAACACGGGCGCTTCGCCCACGGAATACAGAGAACGATTTCAAGGAGGAACGGCGGATGAGCCAGAATACAATATACCGGCACACCCTTAA